CGCCCGCGATCAGTCTGTATCCGGTTTGGCCGCCCTTGGCGATCATGCGCAGCATTTGGGCTGACGGGGGCATCGGGCCTGCACGGGTGCAGGTCATGGCGCGTGTGCGCGGGCCAAAGGCTGGATTGATTGCGCGCAGTCATGACCGTGCCGCAGGGGCTGCATTCTGTGCCATAGATGGCGATATTGCGATGGTGCATGCGGTCGAAGTGGCAACCGCCCTGCGCCGCAAGGGGGTTGCGCGCAATATCGTGCAAGGGGCCGCGTTCTGGGCGCAGGCGCAGGGCGCGCACTGGCTGGCACTGGCCGTGACCGAAGCAAACGGACCCGCACGCGCGCTTTATGATGCGCTGGGCATGCAGGTGATGGCGCGATATTCCTATCGTCAGAAGGAGGACTGACATGTCCGATCAAGTGACAAAGCTGAACCTGCCACCGGTTGATCCGTTGCCGGAACGCACACAGAAATATCTGGAGCTTGCAGAGCAGAAACTGGGCATGGTGCCGAATGTCTTGCAGGCCTATTTGTTCGATGTGGCGAAATTCGACGCCTTCGTGGGCATGTATAATGATCTGATGCTGGGTGACAGCGCGCTGAGCAAGCTGGAGCGCGAGATGATTGCTGTGGTGGTGTCATCCATCAACCGGTGCTGGTATTGTCAGGTCGCCCACGGCGCGGCAGTGCGGGAGTTGTCGGGTGATCCTGCGCTGGGCGAGGCGATGGTGATGAATTACCGCGCAGCGCCGCTGGATGCGCGCACCCGCGCCATGCTGGATTTTGCAGCCCTGGTCACAGAGGCCAGCGCGAAAGTGTGCGAGGCCGACCGCGACGCCCTGCGCGCGCACGGGTTTTCCGACCGTGATATATTTGACATCATCGCGGTGGTGGGCTTTTTTTCGATGTCCAACAGGGTGGCATCGGCCACGGGAATGGAGCCGAACGCCGAATACCATACCATGGCACGGCACGTCTGACCGGAAGGGGGGACGGGGGGCGGCTGCCCCCCGGCATCACGGGTCTGCGACCCATGCTGAACCCCCCGCCCCAAGGGGGGCACGCCCCCCTTGGGCAACCCCGTGGATATTTGGGCCAGCGTGAGATCATGATGCCTTGTCGAACAGGCCACTGACGGCGCGGCGCATGATGGCGCTGGTGCGCGGCGCCGGCAGGGTCTGGAAGGGCAGGGGGCGGCAGATTTCGATTGCGGCAATGCCAAGGCGTGCGGTCAGCGCGCCATTCACCACCCCTTCGCCAAAGCGGCGCGAGAGTTTCGAGACAATCCCGCCGGATGCGACCGCGCCGACCATATCCTCGCCCACAGCGACGGCACCGGTTGCAAGAAGATGGGTGATAACCCCGCGCAACAGCCGCAGACTGCCCAATGTGCCCGCGCGCCCGCCATAGATTTCGGCGATGCGGCGGATCATGCGCAGATTGGTGACAAGGGCCGCGATCACATCGACCAGAGCAAGCGGGATCATGGCGGTCAGCAGGGCCACCTGCCGCGCGGCGGCTTCGACCTGAAGGCGGGCAGCGGCGTCAAGCGGGGCAAGAAGTGTGGCCTCGGCCTGATCAAGCAGGGCATCAGCATCGGGTTGGTCGGGGGTGATTTCCGCCATGCGGCCTACGGGCCAGCGCATGTCCGGCCGGTCGGCATAAAGCGCCATCAGCGCAGCGACCGTTTGTGCAGCTTCGGCGCGGTCTTGGGCCGTTCTGGCATGGTCGGCTTGCTGGCGCAGCCTGTCGATGCGGTGCAGGCGGCGGATGCCTGCCCATTCGCGTAAAATCATGGCGCATGCGGCGGCGACAAGAAGGACAAGCAGGCCAAGCGCGAGATAGCCGAGCGCTTGGTTGCGGGCGACAAGTCGGGTCACGAAATCCCAGGCTGTGACCGACAGCGCCAGCGTGATGAAGCCTGCCAGCCCCCCCCAGCCCAGTTTGGCCCAGAGCGTGATCCTTGTGCGTGCGCCGCGCATGGCAAGCAGCATCGCATGGCCTGTTGCGGCCTGTTGCGGCGGGCCGTCATCATCGGGCAGCGGCGGCGCGGTGTCAGGGCTGGCGGCAGCGGTGGTGTCGTCAAGTTCGACGAGGAAAGGCTTTCGGTCAGTCATTTCAGCAGGTCCCCGATCAGGAATTCGGCCGCGCTGTCCATGCGGATATGAGGCAGCCCGTCGCCCGGTGCGCGGGTCAGGGGGGCAGGGGCAAATCGCATGATGCGGTAATCCGCATCCAGCCAGCGCCGCGCCGCGTCATGGCCGGATTGCCCGATGAGTTGGGCAGGGTCTGCGGGCAGATCGCCTGCATGGAAGGCGGCCTGCTTGCCGCTGTCCAAAAGCTTGCCGCGCACGCAATCCAGCATCTGCCCGCCCTGTTCGTGCTGTTCTTCAACGGTGGTGCGCAGCGCGGCGATGGACAGTGCGTTCGTGTTGGCGCCTGCGAAATCTGCACGGTCGCGGGACTGGCGCAGCAGGGCGGTTGTGATCGCGGTCAGGCGGGGGTGCTGGCTGTGGTGCAGATGGTCGGCCTTGGTGGCGGCAAACAGGATGCGTTCCACGCGTTTGCCCCCCAGAATGCGGGCAAGCCATGCCGTGCGGCCGGGGCGGAATGTCGACAGAAGTTCCGTCATCGTCTGGCCCAGCCGGTCCACGGCATCCGGCCCCGCATGGATGGCACCCAGCACATCGGCCAGCACAACCTGACGGTCGATGCGGGCGAAATGGGCGCGAAAGAAGGGGCGGACCACCTGTGCCTTGTAGGCGTCGAACCTGCGCGCCATTTCGCGCGCCAGCGACCCGCGCGGCCCTGTGCCCGCCATCGGAACGAAGGTCAGCACCGGCGAGCCTGCCAGATCGCCGGGCAGCAGCAAGCGCCCGGGGGTGATGTCGGACAGACCATTGGCGCGGGCCGTGTGCAGATAGTTTGTGAAGCTTTCGGTCAGGGCCAGCGCTGTCGCTTCTTCATGCGGCGCGACTGGGTCTGTTGCGGCAAGTCTGGTCAGGAAATCATCGGCATAGGGGCGGGTTTTCAGCCGCGCCAGTGTTTCGCCGGACCATTGTTCATAGCTTTTGTCCAGCAGCACCAGATCCAGCAACCATTCGCCGGGGTAGTCGATAATGTCGATATGCTGGACGCGGCTGCCCCTGATCCCTGCCAGCAACCCCGCCGGGCGCACCCGAAACGACAGCCGCAACTGCGAGATCTGGCGCGTCCCTTCGGGCCAGTGCGGCGCGGGACCTGTCAGCGCCGCCAGATGCTTTTCATAGTCGAAGCGTGGCAGCGTGTCATCAGGTTGCGGTTGTAAAAAGGCCGCTTCGATATGGCCACCGGCCACAGCCTGCATCCGGCCCATACGCCCGCGATCCAGCAGATTGGCCACCAGCGAGGTGATGAACACTGTCTTGCCCGCGCCCGACAGACCAGTGACCCCCAGCCGCAGCGCAGGTTCGGAAAACACGCCCGAAATTGCGCCTGTCACCGTGGCGCCCGCGCGTTCAACGCGGTCCGCAAGCGCATATGTCAATCTGCCGGATGCCATGCCTGCCCCTTATCTGATAAATCATAGATAAGGGGCGCGGGCGCAACTTGCCAGCCATACCGCAAAGGGCGTGCATCTGGGCGGCATCGTTCTTCAAACAGGGCGCGCGGGCCGGTTAATGCCAGTCGAAGAACCCGGCAGGGGCGCGGGCGCGCAATCTTGCGGCCATGTCCTGCCCCAGAAGCGCGGCATCTGCCAAAGGCGCGCGCCCTTCGTCAAACAGGCGTTCAGACCCGTCAGGGCGCAATATTTCGCCGCGCAACCAGATTTCACCGCCCTCGATCATGGCAAGCCCGGCAATCGGGGTTTCACAAGACCCGTCCAGCCCGGCCAGAAAGGCGCGTTCCGCCGCCAGCCGCTGGTCGGTGGGCACATCGTGCAGGCGTGCCAGCAGTTCGGCGGTGCGGTCGTCAGCACTGCGCCATTCAATGCCTATGGCCCCTTGGGCAATGGCGGGTAGCATGTCTTCGGGGGCGATGGCGGAACTTGCGACATCTGACATGTTCAGACGGTTCAGGCCCGCCATGGCCAGAAAGGTGCAATCGGCCACGCCATTGTCCAGCTTGGACAGCCGCGTCTGAACATTGCCGCGAAATTCCACCACGTTCAGGTCGGGGCGGCGGTTCAGCAACTGTGCCCTGCGCCGCAAGCTGGATGTGCCGACAACCGCGCCCGCGGGCAGGTCGGCCAGCGATGCGACCCCGCGCCGCGAAACGAACGCATCGCGCACATCTTCGCGCGGCAGGTAGCAGTTCAGCACCAGCCCGTCAGGTTGTTCTGTCGGCATATCCTTCATGGAATGCACGGCAATGTCGATGCGGCCTGCCAGCATCGCCTCTTCGATTTCCTTGGTGAACAGCCCCTTGTTGCCGATCTCTTTCAGCGGGCGGTCGGCGTCGATCATGCTGCGGTCGTCGCCTGTTGTCTTGATGGGCACAATCTCGAACGCCTGCTCTGGCAGGTTGAATGCGGCCATAAGCCGCGCGCGCGTCTCATATGCCTGTGCCAGCGCCAAAGGAGAGCCGCGCGTGCCAATTTTCAGGGGTTGGTCGGGGGTCGGGTATACATGTGTCATGGCACTTGATTAGCGCTGCGATCCTGTCCTGACAAGCGCAGAGTGTACACTGCACTTGACAACTTGTGCCGGTCTTGGGACGAGAGTGGAATTCAAGGAGAGTATACGCATGACCGCACCTGCCCCGACCAAGACAATCTTGCGCGCCCTTGCAGGCGAAACGCTGCCAACGCCGCCAATCTGGATGATGCGGCAGGCAGGCCGCTACCTGCCGGAATATCGCGCGACGCGGGCACAGGCGGGGGATTTCCTGTCGCTATGCTACAACCCCGAACTTGCGGCCGAGGTTACGTTGCAGCCGATTCGCCGCTACGGGTTCGACGCGGCCATTCTGTTTGCCGACATTTTGCTGGTGCCGCAGGCGCTGGGCGCAGACCTGTGGTTTGTCACCGGCGAAGGGCCGCGCCTGTCGCAGATCGGCAATCGTGCAGGTGTTGATGCCCTGAAACCCGTGGATGCCATTCATGACACGCTGTCGCCGGTTTATGAAACCGTGCGCATTCTGGCGCGCGAATTGCCGCGCGACACCACATTGATTGGCTTTGCCGGTGCGCCCTGGACCGTGGCCACCTATATGATTGCCGGACGCGGCACCCCTGATCAGGGACCGGCCCATATGATGCGCGAATCTGAACCACAGGCATTTGATGCGCTGATGGACCGCATTACACTGGCAACAATCGAATACCTGTCCATGCAAATTCAGGCAGGTGCCGAAGTCGTCAAGATATTCGACAGTTGGGCGGGGTCGCTGAAGGGCGATGCTTTTACCCGCTACGCATTGGAACCCGCCCGCCAGATCATCAGGGCCATAAATGAACGCCACCCCGGCGTGCCCGTCATTGCCTTCCCGCGCGAAGCAGGCGACGCCTATATCGGGTTCGGCCGCGCAACCGGCGCGGATTGTGTTGCCATCGACAATTCGGTAACGCCCGAATGGGCGGCACAGCATGTGCAATGTGACGGCTGCGTGCAGGGCAATCTGGCGTCCAGCCACATGGTCACCGGCGGTCAGGCGCTGGTTGATGAAACGACGCGCGTGGTGCGCGCCTTCAGCAAGGGGCCACATATCTTCAATCTGGGCCACGGCATTACGCCCGATGCAGACCCCGAAAATGTCGCGCTGATGGTCGAGACTGTGCGCAGCTTCAAGGCATGAAAAAACGGGCGGCCCTGTGGCCGCCCGCATCATACCGCGTGAGCGGTAAATGTCCGGCAAGTATTATTCCGGCAGGATTACGCTGTCGATCACATGGATCACGCCGTTGCTGGCCTCGATATCGGCCTGAATGACGGTCGCGCCATCAACGGTAACAGTGTCGCCCACACCGATGGTGATCGATTGGCCGTTCACGGTTTCAGCCATCATGCCATCTGTCAGATCGCCCGACATCACCGCACCGGGAACGACATGATAGGTCAGAATCGCAGTCAGGGTCGGAATATCGTCCAGCAGGGCTTCGACTGTGCCTTCAGGCAGCGCCGCGAAGGCATCATCGGTGGGCGCAAACACCGTAAACGGCCCGTCACCTTTCAGCGTGTCAACCAGACCTGCGGCAGTCACAGCCGCAACGAGGGTCGAGAAGATCTCGTTTCCGGCCGCAATATCGACAATGTCCATGTCATGGCTGTGGCTGTCCGCAAAAGCAGGCGCCGCGAATGCCGCAACAACAGCCAATGTGCTCAAGGTTGATTTCATCATAGTCATAGTCCTCCATGGTTTCATCTTGGTGATGACACAAGCAATACGCGGTGAAATCAGGACTGGATGAAGGACAACTTTTCTTGAGTGGCATTGAAACCTGCACATCGCGGCTAAGCCCGCCGCAAACAAAAAATCCAATGACAGTGTTGTGTTCATTTCGCGCTGATCCGGCAGAAAATTCAACGCTGTGCACAAGGCCAGGCCCTTGATTCCGCCGCCCGCGTCAACTTGGCCGGCATACAGACTCAGATCGCCTGTCAGATTCGGCCCGACAGGCAAAATCGGGGGAATCGATTCCCCCGAAACGGCACCGCCGCGCAAGTTTGGCAGTCGCCATGGTAATTTTCATAAAGCCCCAAGCGACGCCGTGCATGATAAGTTCAAGAAACGGTCATATTCATGCGTTAGCGTCATTTTTTTGGGCGCGATGTCATTTTCCTCTTGCGTGTGAAAGAGTGATTGCCTAGATAGCGCTTCACCGGCGGCGGGAAGCTGCTGGTTGCCTTGGGCGGCTTGATGCGGAAGTGTTATTGCTGTTTTGGGTTTGAGATTTAGGGACAGGTATGCATGTGGATGCGCCTTATGTATGGCGCTTCTTACGTGTGTTTTTGTTTCTGTGCTGTTTGAAATTTTTGGAAACTTGAAGAGATATGTGGGCGGTTTGGTCTATTTCGATGGATCGGCCTGACACATATCGGCTCGCTAGGGTGGTTTCGGCTGCCCGATGATGTG
Above is a window of Roseinatronobacter sp. S2 DNA encoding:
- a CDS encoding fasciclin domain-containing protein translates to MMKSTLSTLAVVAAFAAPAFADSHSHDMDIVDIAAGNEIFSTLVAAVTAAGLVDTLKGDGPFTVFAPTDDAFAALPEGTVEALLDDIPTLTAILTYHVVPGAVMSGDLTDGMMAETVNGQSITIGVGDTVTVDGATVIQADIEASNGVIHVIDSVILPE
- the hemE gene encoding uroporphyrinogen decarboxylase; translated protein: MTAPAPTKTILRALAGETLPTPPIWMMRQAGRYLPEYRATRAQAGDFLSLCYNPELAAEVTLQPIRRYGFDAAILFADILLVPQALGADLWFVTGEGPRLSQIGNRAGVDALKPVDAIHDTLSPVYETVRILARELPRDTTLIGFAGAPWTVATYMIAGRGTPDQGPAHMMRESEPQAFDALMDRITLATIEYLSMQIQAGAEVVKIFDSWAGSLKGDAFTRYALEPARQIIRAINERHPGVPVIAFPREAGDAYIGFGRATGADCVAIDNSVTPEWAAQHVQCDGCVQGNLASSHMVTGGQALVDETTRVVRAFSKGPHIFNLGHGITPDADPENVALMVETVRSFKA
- a CDS encoding YcjX family protein — protein: MASGRLTYALADRVERAGATVTGAISGVFSEPALRLGVTGLSGAGKTVFITSLVANLLDRGRMGRMQAVAGGHIEAAFLQPQPDDTLPRFDYEKHLAALTGPAPHWPEGTRQISQLRLSFRVRPAGLLAGIRGSRVQHIDIIDYPGEWLLDLVLLDKSYEQWSGETLARLKTRPYADDFLTRLAATDPVAPHEEATALALTESFTNYLHTARANGLSDITPGRLLLPGDLAGSPVLTFVPMAGTGPRGSLAREMARRFDAYKAQVVRPFFRAHFARIDRQVVLADVLGAIHAGPDAVDRLGQTMTELLSTFRPGRTAWLARILGGKRVERILFAATKADHLHHSQHPRLTAITTALLRQSRDRADFAGANTNALSIAALRTTVEEQHEQGGQMLDCVRGKLLDSGKQAAFHAGDLPADPAQLIGQSGHDAARRWLDADYRIMRFAPAPLTRAPGDGLPHIRMDSAAEFLIGDLLK
- a CDS encoding YcjF family protein: MTDRKPFLVELDDTTAAASPDTAPPLPDDDGPPQQAATGHAMLLAMRGARTRITLWAKLGWGGLAGFITLALSVTAWDFVTRLVARNQALGYLALGLLVLLVAAACAMILREWAGIRRLHRIDRLRQQADHARTAQDRAEAAQTVAALMALYADRPDMRWPVGRMAEITPDQPDADALLDQAEATLLAPLDAAARLQVEAAARQVALLTAMIPLALVDVIAALVTNLRMIRRIAEIYGGRAGTLGSLRLLRGVITHLLATGAVAVGEDMVGAVASGGIVSKLSRRFGEGVVNGALTARLGIAAIEICRPLPFQTLPAPRTSAIMRRAVSGLFDKAS
- the hemC gene encoding hydroxymethylbilane synthase, with the translated sequence MTHVYPTPDQPLKIGTRGSPLALAQAYETRARLMAAFNLPEQAFEIVPIKTTGDDRSMIDADRPLKEIGNKGLFTKEIEEAMLAGRIDIAVHSMKDMPTEQPDGLVLNCYLPREDVRDAFVSRRGVASLADLPAGAVVGTSSLRRRAQLLNRRPDLNVVEFRGNVQTRLSKLDNGVADCTFLAMAGLNRLNMSDVASSAIAPEDMLPAIAQGAIGIEWRSADDRTAELLARLHDVPTDQRLAAERAFLAGLDGSCETPIAGLAMIEGGEIWLRGEILRPDGSERLFDEGRAPLADAALLGQDMAARLRARAPAGFFDWH
- a CDS encoding GNAT family N-acetyltransferase; this encodes MTLPGQGALIAALEGTWPARSKSVTGGWTIRDGAGGGKRVSAATTEDEDSSIPVAETAMRALAQQPLFMLREGQTRLQDRLEACGYRCVDPSVIYAAPVAAIAQEPPAISLYPVWPPLAIMRSIWADGGIGPARVQVMARVRGPKAGLIARSHDRAAGAAFCAIDGDIAMVHAVEVATALRRKGVARNIVQGAAFWAQAQGAHWLALAVTEANGPARALYDALGMQVMARYSYRQKED
- a CDS encoding peroxidase-related enzyme (This protein belongs to a clade of uncharacterized proteins related to peroxidases such as the alkylhydroperoxidase AhpD.); its protein translation is MSDQVTKLNLPPVDPLPERTQKYLELAEQKLGMVPNVLQAYLFDVAKFDAFVGMYNDLMLGDSALSKLEREMIAVVVSSINRCWYCQVAHGAAVRELSGDPALGEAMVMNYRAAPLDARTRAMLDFAALVTEASAKVCEADRDALRAHGFSDRDIFDIIAVVGFFSMSNRVASATGMEPNAEYHTMARHV